A single region of the Vagococcus teuberi genome encodes:
- the bsh gene encoding choloylglycine hydrolase, producing the protein MCTSVSFNGNHHYFGRNLDLDYTFNQEVVITPRNVVFELRNGQTLSSHFAMIGMAVISDNYPLYFDATNEKGLSIAGLNYPKNAFYQPDEKTENSIASFELIPYVLSQCTTIDEVKSLLDDLIITDVAFSPEFPSSPLHWIIADKHAAITVESDRDGLHVYDNPVGVLTNNPPFPTQLFNLNNYRHLSAKTSANFFAPQLDLDAYSNGMGAIGLPGDLSSMSRFVRATFTKEHSLKFQTVEEDINQFFHILSSVWQTKGLCDVGEEHYEYTIYSSCCDTDTGIYYYKTYNNSQISAVSLHHENLDASDLIHYPLVTKTSIHSIN; encoded by the coding sequence ATGTGTACATCAGTTAGTTTTAATGGAAACCATCATTATTTTGGACGAAACCTTGATTTAGATTATACATTTAATCAAGAAGTCGTCATTACACCTAGAAATGTCGTGTTTGAATTAAGAAACGGGCAAACTTTATCCTCTCATTTTGCGATGATTGGCATGGCTGTAATTTCAGATAACTACCCACTTTATTTTGATGCGACCAATGAAAAAGGCTTGAGTATCGCTGGATTGAACTATCCTAAAAATGCTTTTTATCAACCAGACGAAAAGACAGAAAACAGTATCGCGTCTTTTGAGTTGATTCCTTATGTGTTGTCTCAATGTACCACCATTGATGAGGTTAAATCACTTTTAGATGATCTCATTATCACTGATGTGGCTTTCAGTCCTGAATTTCCAAGCTCTCCACTGCATTGGATCATTGCTGATAAACATGCTGCTATCACAGTTGAGTCTGATAGAGATGGTTTACATGTCTATGATAATCCTGTCGGTGTTTTGACAAACAATCCACCATTTCCTACTCAATTATTTAATTTAAACAACTACAGACATTTGTCTGCTAAAACAAGTGCGAACTTCTTTGCACCACAACTAGACTTAGATGCCTACAGTAATGGTATGGGAGCAATTGGTTTGCCAGGAGATTTATCCTCTATGTCACGTTTTGTTCGTGCAACCTTCACTAAAGAACACAGTCTAAAGTTTCAAACTGTGGAAGAAGATATCAATCAGTTTTTCCATATTTTATCTTCTGTGTGGCAAACAAAAGGGTTATGTGACGTTGGCGAGGAACACTATGAATACACTATCTATTCTTCTTGTTGTGATACGGATACAGGCATTTATTACTACAAAACATATAACAATAGCCAAATCAGTGCCGTTTCTCTACATCATGAAAACCTTGACGCCTCAGACTTAATCCATTATCCACTAGTAACCAAAACAAGTATTCATTCAATCAATTAA
- a CDS encoding rhodanese-like domain-containing protein, which translates to MNLLTTILIIIIASYGLYKLFFFIKRKRAAEWIEQDKFQETMRTAQVIDVREKEDYNRGHILGARSVPYTISRAHKEYLLAIRKDAPIYLYDNRTSMAIYMAGLLKKEGYKDIYILKGGYMNWTGKTKQK; encoded by the coding sequence GTGAATTTGTTAACAACTATATTAATTATTATTATTGCGAGTTATGGATTGTATAAGCTATTCTTTTTTATCAAGAGAAAGCGTGCAGCTGAGTGGATTGAACAAGATAAATTCCAAGAAACGATGAGAACAGCTCAAGTTATTGATGTGAGAGAAAAAGAGGACTACAATCGTGGTCATATTTTAGGAGCAAGAAGTGTGCCGTATACTATTTCAAGAGCGCACAAAGAATATTTACTTGCTATTCGTAAAGATGCACCAATCTATTTGTATGATAACCGTACAAGTATGGCAATTTATATGGCTGGTTTGCTTAAAAAAGAAGGATACAAAGATATCTACATCTTAAAGGGTGGTTATATGAACTGGACAGGAAAAACGAAACAAAAATAA
- a CDS encoding ROK family glucokinase: MTNKLIGIDLGGTTAKLAILTEDGEIQQRWSVETNIEDNGSHIVPDIIESIKHRLDLYGMKPSDFIGIGMGTPGTVDKENGTVIGAYNLNWSTLQEIKKPMEETFGIPFDLDNDANVAALGERWKGAGNNAPDVTFITLGTGVGGGIIAEGHLLHGVAGAAGEIGHITVDPEGFDCTCGKKGCLETVASATGVVRLAREMSEEFSGTSRLKDMIDDGQEVSSKDVFDLAKDNDHFALLVVDKVCFYLGLACGNIGNMLNPNDIVIGGGVSAAGEFLLEKVQVYFDRFTFPQVKNSTTIKLAELGNSAGVIGAASLALKFKKDK; encoded by the coding sequence ATGACAAATAAATTAATAGGTATTGATTTAGGTGGTACAACAGCAAAATTAGCGATTTTAACTGAAGATGGTGAGATTCAACAACGATGGAGTGTTGAAACAAATATTGAAGACAACGGCTCACACATCGTCCCAGATATTATTGAATCAATCAAACACAGATTAGATTTATATGGCATGAAGCCATCTGATTTTATTGGGATTGGTATGGGGACACCAGGAACAGTCGATAAAGAAAATGGAACGGTGATTGGTGCTTACAACTTAAACTGGTCAACTCTTCAAGAAATAAAAAAACCAATGGAAGAAACGTTTGGTATTCCATTTGATTTAGATAATGATGCCAACGTGGCAGCACTTGGTGAGAGATGGAAAGGTGCTGGAAATAATGCCCCTGATGTTACGTTTATCACGCTAGGAACGGGTGTTGGCGGAGGTATTATCGCTGAAGGTCATTTACTTCATGGAGTCGCTGGAGCAGCTGGTGAAATTGGTCATATTACCGTTGATCCGGAAGGCTTTGATTGTACATGTGGTAAAAAAGGTTGTCTTGAAACAGTCGCATCAGCAACAGGTGTCGTTCGTTTGGCTAGAGAGATGAGCGAAGAGTTCTCTGGCACATCAAGATTAAAAGATATGATTGATGACGGACAAGAAGTGTCAAGTAAAGATGTTTTTGACTTAGCAAAAGACAACGATCACTTTGCGTTATTAGTTGTCGATAAAGTGTGTTTTTATTTAGGTTTAGCATGTGGGAATATCGGAAATATGTTAAATCCTAATGACATTGTCATCGGTGGTGGCGTGTCAGCAGCGGGAGAGTTTTTATTGGAAAAAGTGCAAGTGTACTTTGACCGATTTACCTTCCCACAAGTAAAAAATAGTACGACCATTAAATTAGCAGAATTAGGAAATTCGGCTGGTGTGATTGGTGCAGCATCATTAGCATTAAAGTTTAAAAAAGATAAATAA
- a CDS encoding YqgQ family protein, producing the protein MKTMYDVQQLFKRFGIFIYVGNRLWDIELMMIELKQLEEAGLIDKQEYIKAMLVLKREHHLEEDYQEGQ; encoded by the coding sequence TTGAAAACAATGTATGATGTGCAACAGTTATTTAAACGATTTGGTATTTTTATTTATGTCGGAAATCGGCTATGGGATATTGAATTAATGATGATTGAATTAAAGCAACTGGAAGAAGCAGGATTGATAGACAAACAGGAATACATAAAAGCCATGCTAGTTTTAAAACGGGAGCATCATCTTGAAGAAGATTATCAGGAGGGTCAATAA
- a CDS encoding rhomboid family intramembrane serine protease: MRGYNTTRWMRFKRGPYFTYLFLAIQIVVFILMELVGLTQGIYSGSENVGILYQFGAMTHAAINIDGEIWRLVTPIFVHIGFFHLLLNSLGLYFVGRILEPLIGHARFFLVYMLSGIFGNLWSFAFGSDNAISAGASTSLFGIFAAFIILGQIYKYHPAIKYMSRNMTLLILMNLVMNLFDSGVDIMGHFGGALGGLLIMIIVGVPANKLGFNENIDKTKRLLSLVVFVLLSVGCLYKGFYG; encoded by the coding sequence ATGAGAGGATATAATACGACACGTTGGATGCGTTTCAAACGTGGACCGTACTTTACTTATTTATTTTTAGCGATTCAAATCGTCGTATTTATTTTGATGGAGTTAGTTGGATTAACGCAAGGGATTTATTCAGGCTCAGAGAATGTTGGGATTTTGTATCAATTCGGTGCCATGACTCATGCAGCAATTAACATTGATGGTGAGATTTGGCGACTGGTTACGCCAATTTTTGTTCATATTGGCTTTTTCCATTTATTGTTAAACTCTTTAGGATTGTATTTTGTCGGTCGTATTTTAGAGCCGTTGATTGGACACGCTCGATTTTTCCTTGTTTATATGTTAAGCGGGATTTTTGGTAATTTATGGAGTTTTGCATTTGGTTCAGACAATGCGATTTCTGCCGGAGCAAGTACCTCGTTGTTTGGTATTTTTGCGGCCTTTATTATTTTAGGACAAATTTACAAATACCATCCAGCAATCAAATATATGTCGCGTAACATGACACTACTTATTTTAATGAATTTAGTGATGAATTTATTTGATTCAGGTGTTGATATTATGGGACACTTTGGTGGAGCGCTTGGTGGGTTACTGATTATGATCATTGTAGGTGTGCCAGCAAATAAACTTGGTTTCAATGAAAACATTGATAAAACAAAACGATTGTTATCTTTAGTGGTCTTTGTTCTGTTATCAGTGGGATGTTTATATAAAGGTTTTTATGGATAA
- a CDS encoding 5-formyltetrahydrofolate cyclo-ligase, translated as MKKTIRQEIISRLNHLATQENKKNNIEDEMLSRLFETSQWQQATVIATTYPMTHEFDTKKLMKRAFNEGKTIVIPKTQKLGLMDFYLYDDSVELELTRFGVYEPIDSQLYDKTDIDLMIVPGVGFTTEGKRIGYGGGFYDRYLTDFKGHTISLVFQEQLLEELETEPHDKIVDTLICARKGELNERI; from the coding sequence ATGAAAAAGACGATTAGACAAGAGATAATTTCACGGTTAAATCATCTTGCAACACAAGAAAATAAAAAAAATAACATAGAAGATGAGATGTTGTCGCGGTTATTTGAAACGAGTCAATGGCAGCAAGCGACAGTCATAGCTACGACCTATCCAATGACACATGAGTTTGATACAAAAAAATTGATGAAACGAGCCTTTAACGAAGGGAAAACGATTGTGATTCCAAAGACGCAAAAGTTGGGGTTAATGGATTTTTATCTGTATGATGACTCGGTTGAACTTGAATTAACACGATTTGGTGTGTACGAGCCGATTGACAGCCAGCTTTATGACAAAACAGACATTGATTTGATGATTGTGCCTGGTGTTGGATTTACCACAGAAGGTAAACGAATTGGGTACGGTGGTGGATTTTATGACCGTTACTTGACTGATTTTAAAGGGCACACAATAAGTTTGGTCTTCCAAGAACAGTTATTAGAGGAACTAGAAACTGAACCACATGATAAAATCGTGGACACATTGATTTGTGCACGTAAGGGGGAACTGAATGAGAGGATATAA
- a CDS encoding MarR family winged helix-turn-helix transcriptional regulator, whose amino-acid sequence MEKIANKLLKLLPYWHFNVERRIKQKNDLNITYEGYYCLLGLTQVPSMTMTDIATDFYFGKQQTTRIISQLVSHGLVEKTVSPLDKRITNVSISEKGMSYLKRNPFDTTDLGEDLNEKLTKEEMEELNHALDVLLKIFQK is encoded by the coding sequence ATGGAAAAAATCGCAAATAAATTATTAAAACTATTACCCTATTGGCATTTCAATGTGGAAAGACGCATCAAACAAAAAAATGATTTAAACATCACATATGAAGGGTATTATTGTTTACTAGGCTTAACACAAGTGCCGTCCATGACTATGACAGACATCGCCACAGATTTTTATTTTGGTAAACAACAGACAACACGGATTATCTCACAACTGGTATCACATGGTTTAGTAGAAAAAACAGTTAGTCCATTAGACAAACGAATTACTAACGTGTCCATTAGTGAAAAAGGGATGAGTTATTTAAAGAGAAACCCATTTGATACAACAGATTTGGGTGAAGATTTAAATGAAAAACTGACTAAAGAAGAGATGGAAGAATTAAATCATGCATTAGATGTTCTACTTAAAATATTTCAAAAATGA
- a CDS encoding FUSC family protein: MFPKINFGVTDKVLIMTNLLFPLGGIISQLPHSQPFLLFFVYAAFTLLILILTAEPIAFQYSIPYMINFLFCQATPVESTHALNRIICLVIGSVVLSILAVKSKKRQPLTVTKLNLDEQIKRSVSNPIYLLKMTLSVSIAMTVAILIHAPKPLWISIVAMSLTEIHFSETVKKTRERIIGTAFGVIVFYLFLVKLIPTPYAIAFILSVGFISYFLVDYKHKTIVNSIAAMNAALVIFPSGVSIANRFIGLFIGIVIAIVVAMMCHLIQKAIVR; the protein is encoded by the coding sequence ATGTTTCCTAAAATTAATTTCGGCGTAACAGACAAGGTTCTTATCATGACAAACTTACTATTTCCACTTGGAGGTATCATCTCCCAACTGCCACATAGCCAGCCGTTTTTATTATTTTTTGTCTATGCTGCGTTCACTCTATTAATTTTAATCTTAACTGCTGAACCAATTGCGTTTCAATATTCTATTCCATATATGATTAATTTTTTATTTTGCCAGGCAACTCCTGTCGAGTCTACTCACGCGCTAAACCGGATAATATGTCTAGTCATAGGGAGCGTTGTGTTAAGTATTTTAGCCGTCAAATCAAAGAAAAGGCAGCCTTTAACTGTAACAAAATTAAATCTAGACGAACAAATCAAACGCTCCGTTTCTAATCCAATCTATCTACTAAAAATGACGTTAAGTGTGTCGATTGCTATGACAGTTGCTATTTTGATTCATGCACCAAAACCTCTTTGGATTAGTATTGTGGCGATGTCTTTAACAGAAATTCACTTTAGTGAGACTGTCAAAAAAACACGCGAACGCATTATTGGCACAGCATTTGGCGTGATTGTCTTTTATTTATTTTTAGTCAAACTAATTCCAACACCTTATGCGATCGCCTTTATACTAAGTGTTGGATTTATCAGTTACTTTTTAGTCGATTACAAACATAAAACCATTGTCAACTCTATTGCAGCCATGAATGCTGCACTGGTAATATTTCCAAGTGGCGTGTCAATTGCGAATCGATTTATTGGTTTATTCATTGGGATTGTCATTGCGATTGTCGTGGCGATGATGTGCCACCTCATTCAAAAAGCAATTGTACGATAA
- the rlmN gene encoding 23S rRNA (adenine(2503)-C(2))-methyltransferase RlmN — MMKPSIYDLTQTQLVDWFVKNGEKKFRAAQVWQWLYEKRVTDFSEMSNLSKQTIELLNEHFVLDPLNEVVVQEGQDGTVKYLFELPDHHMIETVLMRQAYGLSVCVTTQIGCNIGCTFCASGLLKKQRNLTTGEIVAQIMKVQHYLDKQGQDERVSHIVVMGIGEPFDNYNNVMDFLSIMNDPKGLQIGARHMTVSTSGLVPKIKQFATNGLQVNLAISLHAPNNETRTSIMQINRAYPLERLMDAVDYYLKETNRRITFEYIMLRGVNDTPEHAQQLADLLKDKKKLTYVNLIPYNTVEEHDLYQRSTKKDTLAFYDVLKRNGINCVVRQEFGSDIDAACGQLRSKQMKKEKSK, encoded by the coding sequence ATAATGAAACCATCTATCTATGATTTAACACAGACTCAACTTGTTGACTGGTTTGTGAAAAATGGTGAAAAGAAATTTAGAGCAGCCCAAGTGTGGCAATGGTTATATGAAAAACGTGTGACAGATTTTTCTGAAATGAGCAATCTCTCTAAACAAACAATTGAATTATTAAATGAACACTTCGTGTTAGACCCTTTGAATGAAGTCGTTGTCCAAGAAGGTCAAGATGGGACGGTAAAATATTTATTTGAGTTGCCGGATCATCATATGATTGAAACAGTGTTGATGCGACAAGCGTATGGATTATCAGTTTGTGTGACGACACAAATTGGTTGTAACATAGGCTGTACCTTTTGTGCGAGTGGCTTATTGAAAAAACAACGTAACTTAACAACAGGAGAAATTGTCGCCCAAATTATGAAAGTGCAGCACTACCTAGACAAACAAGGGCAAGACGAGAGAGTGAGTCATATTGTGGTCATGGGAATTGGTGAACCGTTTGATAATTATAATAACGTGATGGACTTTTTATCTATCATGAATGATCCAAAAGGGCTACAAATAGGGGCAAGACATATGACTGTATCAACAAGTGGATTGGTACCAAAAATCAAGCAATTTGCGACAAATGGCTTGCAAGTTAACTTAGCAATTTCGCTTCATGCACCAAACAACGAAACACGCACATCTATCATGCAAATTAATCGAGCGTATCCATTAGAGCGTTTGATGGATGCAGTGGATTATTATTTAAAAGAAACCAATCGCCGTATTACGTTTGAATATATCATGCTTCGAGGGGTGAATGACACACCAGAGCATGCCCAACAATTGGCAGATTTATTGAAAGATAAGAAAAAACTAACGTATGTCAACTTGATTCCTTACAATACAGTGGAAGAACATGACTTGTATCAACGAAGCACAAAAAAAGACACGCTAGCTTTTTATGATGTTTTAAAAAGAAATGGCATCAACTGTGTGGTCAGACAAGAATTTGGGTCTGATATTGATGCAGCGTGTGGGCAGTTAAGAAGTAAACAAATGAAAAAAGAGAAGAGTAAATAA
- a CDS encoding coenzyme F420-0:L-glutamate ligase — protein MSRIIGTVSRGLRCPIINEGDDLESIVIDSVMEASREGNFSIQDKDIVAVTESIVARAQGNYASIDQIAEDIRHKFNEDTVGVIFPIFSRNRFSNCLRGIARGSKKIVLMLSYPSDEVGNHLISLDALDEKGVNPWTDTLTETEFRELFGYQKHTFTGVDYIDYYKELIAAEGAECEVIFSQKPKTILSYTKNILTCDIHTRYRTKRILEQNGAEKVYTLDDVLSESVDGSGFNEQYGLLGSNKSTDDGVKLFPRNSQETVDNIQRKLKELTGKQVEVMVYGDGAFKDPVGKIWELADPVVSPAYTSGLEGTPNEVKLKYLADNNFSDLRGAELEEAIKKHIDSKADDLTGLMEAQGTTPRKLTDLIGSLSDLTSGSGDKGTPIVFIQGYFDNFTN, from the coding sequence ATGTCAAGAATTATTGGAACTGTATCAAGGGGATTACGTTGTCCAATTATTAATGAAGGAGACGACTTGGAATCTATCGTGATTGATAGCGTGATGGAAGCTTCTAGAGAAGGGAATTTCTCAATTCAAGACAAAGATATCGTTGCAGTGACTGAGTCAATCGTTGCTAGAGCGCAAGGAAACTATGCATCAATTGATCAAATCGCAGAAGATATTCGTCACAAATTTAATGAAGATACAGTTGGGGTTATCTTCCCAATTTTTAGTCGTAATCGTTTTTCAAACTGTTTGAGAGGAATTGCTAGAGGAAGCAAAAAAATTGTCTTAATGTTAAGTTATCCATCAGATGAAGTGGGAAATCACTTGATTTCACTTGACGCATTAGATGAAAAAGGAGTTAATCCTTGGACAGATACGTTAACTGAAACAGAATTTAGAGAGTTATTTGGTTATCAAAAACATACCTTTACAGGTGTTGACTATATTGACTATTATAAAGAATTAATCGCAGCTGAAGGTGCTGAGTGCGAAGTAATCTTTTCTCAAAAACCTAAAACGATTTTATCTTATACAAAAAATATCTTAACATGTGACATTCACACACGTTACCGTACAAAACGCATATTAGAACAAAATGGTGCGGAAAAAGTGTACACTTTGGATGATGTTTTATCTGAATCGGTTGATGGAAGTGGCTTTAACGAGCAATATGGATTACTTGGTTCAAATAAATCAACAGACGATGGCGTGAAATTATTCCCAAGAAACTCGCAAGAAACAGTGGATAATATCCAACGTAAACTAAAAGAGTTAACTGGTAAACAAGTGGAAGTCATGGTTTATGGAGATGGTGCGTTTAAAGATCCAGTTGGAAAAATTTGGGAACTTGCTGACCCAGTTGTATCTCCTGCATACACATCAGGTTTAGAAGGAACACCTAATGAAGTGAAGTTAAAATATCTTGCTGATAACAATTTCTCTGACTTACGTGGAGCTGAACTTGAAGAAGCAATCAAAAAACACATTGATTCAAAAGCAGATGATTTAACAGGATTAATGGAAGCTCAAGGAACAACACCTAGAAAATTAACTGACTTAATCGGTTCATTATCAGATTTAACGTCAGGTAGTGGAGATAAAGGAACACCGATTGTCTTTATTCAAGGCTACTTCGATAACTTTACTAACTAA
- a CDS encoding polysaccharide deacetylase family protein yields MIKEKRKQFILIFLLLILIVEVIFLVRRMTLDKKASQTLRSVTSEKKVIDQSIQELSQQNLENFVINQDLLKTANQTKDSVHQSIKTVDDISNISGKVKNQKKQLMLGLNKDAEAIDAIQKRIKASQQMSTIFGTKPFNKNSLVKDLAISQSITQSMKDELDSNVTSLPKDEQKASLEAGLKQITEQNNALVSLDKEMKTYIQDKKIKTVPTSDQYKKLNKEVSSLKNDKLRQVYASQLSVLQKEVVKNDPTILNDDKKVALTFDDGPNNTSSLQILNTLKKYNIKATFFMLGTMVDNYPDVVKKIHEAGHDIGNHTYDHKDLTKLDEASIKQEIDSTNQKIEKLTGEKPTLLRPPYGAYNDRVTKVEPNMTIALWNIDTLDWKTHNPTAILGEVKKELQPHSIVLMHDIHQDSADSLENVIKFLKSQDYTFVLAKDLIN; encoded by the coding sequence TTGATTAAAGAAAAAAGAAAGCAATTTATATTAATTTTTTTATTACTTATTCTTATTGTAGAGGTTATCTTTTTAGTTCGTCGAATGACTCTTGATAAAAAAGCGAGTCAAACACTAAGAAGTGTGACAAGTGAAAAGAAAGTGATTGATCAGTCAATTCAAGAATTAAGTCAACAAAATTTAGAAAACTTTGTGATAAATCAAGACTTGCTTAAAACCGCGAATCAAACGAAGGATAGCGTTCATCAAAGTATTAAAACGGTTGATGATATTTCAAATATTTCTGGAAAAGTGAAGAATCAAAAGAAACAATTGATGCTTGGTTTAAACAAAGATGCTGAAGCCATTGATGCCATCCAGAAAAGAATTAAAGCATCACAGCAAATGTCTACTATTTTTGGCACAAAACCTTTTAATAAAAATAGTTTAGTCAAAGATTTAGCCATCTCACAATCAATTACTCAATCTATGAAAGATGAATTGGATTCAAATGTGACGTCGTTACCTAAAGATGAACAAAAAGCCTCTTTAGAAGCTGGGTTAAAACAAATCACCGAACAAAATAATGCACTTGTATCTTTAGACAAAGAGATGAAAACGTATATTCAAGATAAAAAAATTAAGACAGTTCCAACTTCTGACCAGTATAAAAAGCTGAATAAAGAAGTGAGTAGTCTTAAAAATGATAAGCTAAGACAAGTTTATGCGAGTCAATTATCCGTGTTACAAAAAGAAGTAGTAAAAAATGATCCAACGATTTTAAACGATGATAAGAAAGTGGCCTTAACATTTGATGATGGACCAAACAACACCAGTTCCTTACAAATATTAAATACGTTAAAAAAATACAACATTAAAGCCACATTCTTTATGTTAGGGACAATGGTTGATAATTACCCAGATGTTGTGAAGAAAATTCATGAAGCAGGACATGACATTGGGAATCATACGTATGACCACAAAGACTTGACAAAATTAGATGAAGCAAGTATCAAGCAAGAAATTGATTCAACCAATCAAAAAATAGAAAAACTAACAGGTGAAAAACCAACGCTTCTTCGTCCGCCATATGGTGCGTATAATGATCGTGTGACAAAAGTTGAACCAAATATGACGATTGCGTTATGGAATATCGACACACTCGATTGGAAAACACATAATCCCACAGCTATTCTAGGGGAAGTCAAAAAAGAATTGCAACCTCACAGTATTGTGCTGATGCATGATATTCACCAAGATTCAGCAGATAGTTTAGAAAATGTCATTAAGTTTTTAAAAAGCCAAGATTATACTTTTGTATTGGCTAAAGACTTAATCAATTAA
- a CDS encoding pyridoxal phosphate-dependent decarboxylase family protein, giving the protein MDIQDYMKAFIDTFYENKQDIQQGKPIELIPNDTINALKNTTITENGRDLDSLLKMLEESVYPFRNVSEHKRNFAFIPAPVVDISKLGDLFESFYNPNAAGFYSSSGTAVVEEEMMAYLCEKAGYNPKKASGTFLSGGSMANLNATIAARDKYLSLDDITRGVVYISDQAHHSVHKALHVIGIPDERIRRVKTDDQLKIDPTALQEIIKADKKNALRPFIVIATAGTTNAGVIDPLTELAKICKEEDMWLHVDGAFGASVLLSSSHTHLLKGIEQADSITWDAHKWLFQSYSCAMLLVKDKADLLRSFSETPEYLEDASENEHINTWDLGLDLSRPARGVKLWLSMQALGTKKLGDTIDYGIKLAEYTESVVRNTPKLDIVTPAQTAILNFRYYREGLSEEELNSFNTALSNMISNQGFAQILTTKLQGKTVLRMCTISPETTQEDIDKTIEHISTCVEKLETN; this is encoded by the coding sequence ATGGACATTCAAGACTACATGAAAGCATTTATTGATACTTTTTACGAAAATAAACAAGACATTCAACAAGGAAAGCCAATTGAGCTGATTCCTAACGACACCATCAACGCACTAAAAAATACGACCATCACCGAAAATGGACGTGATTTAGATAGTCTACTGAAAATGTTAGAAGAAAGTGTCTATCCTTTTAGAAATGTTAGTGAACATAAACGAAATTTTGCTTTTATTCCTGCACCCGTTGTTGATATTTCAAAATTAGGTGACTTATTTGAATCATTTTATAACCCAAACGCTGCAGGATTTTATTCTAGCTCTGGAACAGCTGTCGTCGAAGAAGAAATGATGGCTTATTTATGTGAAAAAGCTGGATATAATCCCAAAAAAGCAAGTGGCACATTTTTATCAGGTGGTTCAATGGCCAATCTAAATGCCACTATAGCTGCCAGAGATAAATATTTATCGTTAGATGACATCACAAGAGGTGTGGTTTATATTTCTGATCAGGCACATCATAGTGTCCATAAAGCACTTCACGTGATTGGTATTCCAGATGAAAGAATTCGTCGTGTAAAGACAGATGACCAATTAAAAATTGACCCAACAGCACTTCAAGAAATAATCAAAGCTGATAAAAAGAATGCATTACGTCCATTTATCGTCATTGCGACAGCCGGGACAACAAATGCGGGGGTGATTGATCCATTAACTGAATTGGCTAAGATTTGTAAAGAAGAAGACATGTGGCTGCACGTGGACGGAGCGTTTGGCGCATCGGTGTTATTATCATCAAGCCACACTCACCTACTTAAAGGAATTGAACAGGCTGACAGTATCACGTGGGATGCACATAAATGGCTCTTCCAAAGCTACTCTTGTGCGATGTTACTAGTAAAAGATAAAGCCGATTTATTGCGAAGTTTTAGTGAAACACCTGAGTATTTAGAAGATGCTTCTGAAAACGAGCACATCAACACATGGGATTTAGGACTTGATTTATCTCGTCCAGCTCGTGGTGTGAAGTTATGGTTATCCATGCAAGCGCTTGGAACGAAGAAATTAGGTGATACCATCGATTATGGAATCAAACTAGCTGAATACACTGAGTCTGTCGTGCGAAATACACCAAAACTAGACATTGTCACACCTGCTCAAACAGCGATTCTTAACTTTAGGTATTACCGTGAAGGTTTAAGCGAAGAAGAATTAAATTCGTTCAATACAGCTTTATCAAATATGATTTCTAATCAAGGGTTTGCTCAAATTTTGACAACAAAACTTCAAGGAAAAACAGTATTACGTATGTGTACCATCTCGCCTGAAACGACACAAGAAGACATCGATAAAACAATCGAACACATTTCTACATGTGTAGAAAAATTAGAAACTAACTAA
- a CDS encoding ACT domain-containing protein produces MLSEVVNEVGLSRSAFYKYKDHVFVADKTAQIRKTLISFNLTDKKGLLSSVLNRLSELGGNVLTINQNIPIQDTATVVMGIDIKELSVSVNELLVELEKLTGVNHLQLLSIE; encoded by the coding sequence ATGTTGAGTGAGGTTGTTAATGAAGTTGGCCTATCTCGAAGTGCGTTTTATAAGTACAAAGACCATGTGTTTGTCGCTGATAAAACGGCACAAATTAGAAAAACACTTATCTCTTTTAACTTAACCGATAAAAAAGGATTGTTGTCGTCTGTGTTAAACCGCTTGTCAGAACTTGGGGGAAATGTTTTGACGATTAATCAAAACATTCCCATCCAAGACACTGCAACAGTCGTCATGGGGATTGATATCAAAGAACTATCAGTGTCAGTGAATGAACTCTTAGTGGAATTAGAAAAATTAACAGGAGTCAATCATCTTCAACTATTATCAATTGAATGA